CCATTTATTAAAGGCACGCCAACCCCTTGCTGATTATAAGTGTCTCCAGGAGGGCTTTGACCCATAATAATTTCTGCTATATCGCTAACTTGTGACCACACCCATTTCTTTGGCAATTCTGGTAATTCATCTTTATTCTTAATCAATCTTTTCCCTCTTAACCTTCAATATGCAATTTATTAGTACGATTTTAGAAGTTAAATTTTATATAGATAAATACTATTTAAATATTAAATATATCCTTTATTAACTAGTGTTAAAAACTCAACTGTAATTACTATGGTTTTGCTTTTACTCTAAGAGTGCAGTTTCTTCCTCGGTTTCCTCCTCTGCCAGCAAAACCGTCAACTCCTCCATCTGAGCGATCGCCGTCTGCAACTTCGTCATAATAGCCGCAGCAATTACATCTGGTTCAGGTAAATCATCCCCCGACTGCAAACTTTCATCCCTCAGCCAAGTTATATCAAGGTTTTCGCCGCGTTTAGCAATATCCTCTCGCGTAAAGCAACGCCAACGTCCCAACTCCCCTTGATCAACACGGGGGCTGTTACCATTGGAGTCATCGCCGTAAACTTCCTCAAACGCCTGAAAATGCAGCTTAGTTAAAGGTGTACGCTTGCCAAAAACAGGTGTATTCGTCCGCATATCGTAAAACCACACCTGCTTGGTGTTGCCCTTGTCTGTCGTTCCTCGTTGGAAAAACAGCACGTTAGTCTTGACACCCTGAGCGTAGAAAATACCTGTAGGCAATCGTAAAATTGTATGCAGGTTGCACTTATCCATCAAATCAGCCCGAATGCTCCGCCCTTGCCCATCTTCAAACAACACGTTATCAGGTAACACTACCGCAGCCCGTCCTCCAGGCAACAGCCCACGATAGATATGCTGTAGAAAAGCTAACTGCTTGTTTGATGTAGGGTAAGTAAAGTCATCTCGTGTAGGCAGTCCGCCGCCCTTTTTCGTGCCGAACGGGGGGTTAGTCAAAATAACATTGGCTTTTGGTAACTGCTGTCCATCGCTGGAAAGGGTATCGCCTATGTCTACAGCCCCTTCAATGCCATGTAGCAGCATATTCATCAATAACAGGCGGTGGGCATCCTGTACTAGCTCAATGCCGTAGAACGCTTGATGACGCTGGAATGATTGCTCTGCCTCGCTTAAGTCAAATAAATCATCAGTGTGTTTTTTGATGTAGCGATCGGCAGCAATTAAAAAACCACCAGTCCCAGCTGCGGGGTCTTGCACCAATTCCCCTGGCTGCGGCTTGATGAGTTCGACCATGCAATCAATCAAAGGACGCGGCGTAAAGTATTGTCCTGCACCGGATTTTTTCTCACTGGCGTTTTTCTCTAGCAGTCCTTCGTACAGATCGCCTAACCCTTCTTCTTTGGCAGAGTACCAGTCAAGCTCATCAATGCTTTTAACCAGTTTGTTGAGAATCTGCGGTTTTTTGAGGGCAGTCTGGGCATTAGCAAAGATAGCTTGCACTCGTGGCGGACTGTCGGAACCTAGCTTTAATAAGGTGGCGCGGTAGAAGTTCATCTGGTCAATGCCATCCTTGACCACCAAAT
This is a stretch of genomic DNA from Aulosira sp. FACHB-615. It encodes these proteins:
- a CDS encoding N-6 DNA methylase — protein: MSATTDIVQKLWNLCHVLRDDGITYLDYVTELTYLLFLKMAQETGTENQIPEGCRWGDLVVKDGIDQMNFYRATLLKLGSDSPPRVQAIFANAQTALKKPQILNKLVKSIDELDWYSAKEEGLGDLYEGLLEKNASEKKSGAGQYFTPRPLIDCMVELIKPQPGELVQDPAAGTGGFLIAADRYIKKHTDDLFDLSEAEQSFQRHQAFYGIELVQDAHRLLLMNMLLHGIEGAVDIGDTLSSDGQQLPKANVILTNPPFGTKKGGGLPTRDDFTYPTSNKQLAFLQHIYRGLLPGGRAAVVLPDNVLFEDGQGRSIRADLMDKCNLHTILRLPTGIFYAQGVKTNVLFFQRGTTDKGNTKQVWFYDMRTNTPVFGKRTPLTKLHFQAFEEVYGDDSNGNSPRVDQGELGRWRCFTREDIAKRGENLDITWLRDESLQSGDDLPEPDVIAAAIMTKLQTAIAQMEELTVLLAEEETEEETALLE